In one Phyllostomus discolor isolate MPI-MPIP mPhyDis1 chromosome 8, mPhyDis1.pri.v3, whole genome shotgun sequence genomic region, the following are encoded:
- the LOC114502927 gene encoding plasmalemma vesicle-associated protein: protein MGLAAEHGGPYSRAGTSSHGCWYYLRYFFLFVSLIQFLIILGLVLFMVYGNVHVSTESNLQDAERRTDGLYSQVVGLTAIQANLSKELNLTTRAKDAIMQMLLSARRDLDRINASFRQCQADRVVYVNNQRYMAAIILNEKQCQEQLKEASKSYNTSLLLLNQKAKMLEMELAKEKALYTKDKEGLGLSKRLVEEQLAECSKAQEQLRQERQLAVDQLQKVQALCLPLEKDRFETDLRNLWKDSVIPRSLEGLGYHSLGLDLTTIRRTCDHLPGLMSTKVDELARSLRGGIERVARENSDLQRQKLEVEQSLRASQGAKEKAEREAQAREAKLQAECAKQTQLALEDKAALRKERDSLAKELEERKQEIMHLKMQLDVKNSALDTCIKAKSQMGPVPRPIGPVPNPPPIDPAGLEEFKKRILESQQLSAGNAAPSSG, encoded by the exons ATGGGCCTGGCCGCAGAGCACGGGGGGCCCTACTCTCGGGCTGGGACCAGCTCTCACGGCTGCTGGTATTACTTGCGCTACTTCTTCCTCTTCGTCTCACTCATCCAGTTCCTCATCATCCTGGGCCTGGTCCTCTTCATGGTCTATGGCAACGTGCACGTGAGCACCGAGTCCAACCTGCAGGACGCCGAGCGCCGGACTGACGGCCTGTACAGCCAGGTCGTGGGGCTCACGGCCATCCAGGCCAACCTGTCCAAGGAGCTCAACCTCACCACCCGCGCCAAGGATGCCATCATGCAGATGCTGCTGAGCGCCCGCCGGGACCTGGACCGGATCAATGCCAGCTTCCGCCAGTGCCAGGCTGATCGG GTGGTCTACGTGAACAACCAGAGGTACATGGCTGCCATTATCCTGAATGAGAAGCAATGCCAAGAACAGCTCAAGGAGGCTAGCAAGAGCTACAACA CCTCGCTCCTCCTGCTGAACCAGAAGGCCAAGATGCTAGAGATGGAGCTGGCCAAGGAGAAAGCTCTGTACACCAAAGACAAGGAAGGCTTGGGGCTGAGCAAGCGGCTGGTGGAGGAGCAGCTGGCCGAGTGCAGCAAGGCCCAGGAGCAGCTGCGGCAGGAGCGACAGCTGGCCGTGGATCAACTGCAGAAGGTGCAGGCCCTCTGTCTCCCACTGGAAAAGGACAGGTTTGAGACGGACCTGCGCAACCTCTGGAAGGACTCTGTTATCCCGCGCTCCCTCGAGGGGCTGGGCTACCATTCCCTTGGCTTGGATTTGACCACCATACGGAGAACCTGCGATCACTTGCCTGGCCTCATGAGCACTAAAGTGGACGAGCTGGCGCGGAGCCTGCGAGGTGGCATCGAGCGTGTGGCCCGTGAGAACTCAGACCTCCAGCGCCAGAAGCTGGAGGTCGAGCAGAGCCTGCGGGCCAGTCAGGGGGCCAAGGAGAAGGCAGAAAGGGAAGCCCAGGCCCGGGAGGCCAAGCTCCAGGCCGAGTGCGCCAAGCAGACCCAGCTGGCGCTGGAGGACAAGGCGGCACTGCGAAAGGAGCGAGACAGCCTGGCcaaggagctggaggagaggaagcaggagatCATGCACCTGAAGATGCAGCTTGATGTCAAAAACTCGGCCCTGGACACCTGCATAAAGGCCAAG TCACAGATGGGGCCTGTGCCGAGACCTATTGGACCTGTCCCCAACCCCCCGCCCATCG ACCCAGCTGGCCTGGAGGAATTCAAGAAGAGGATCCTGGAGTCCCAGCAGCTCTCTGCAGGCAATGCAGCCCCATCCAG tggCTGA
- the GTPBP3 gene encoding tRNA modification GTPase GTPBP3, mitochondrial isoform X3, translating into MWRGLWSLVARAARGPCRPCTRQGSGAPAPGSGATIFALSSGQGRCGIAVIRTSGPASGHALRSLTAPRDLPPARRACLRLLTDPRSEEPLDRALVLWFPGPQSFTGEDCAEFHVHGGPAVALAHVEAYIDFGEDDNLEEGVLERADSQVQELEVALNAHLRDARRGQRLRSGAHVVVTGPPNAGKSSLVNLLSRKPVSIVSPEPGTTRDVLETPVDLAGFPVLLSDTAGLREGEGPVEQEGVRRARERLEQADLILAVLDASDLASPSSCNFLDTVVTSAIAQSHNGNSQRLLLVLNKSDLLLAGDLDLSPELPPHLLLSCLTGEGLDGLLEALRKELTAVCGDPSAGPPLLTRARHQHHLQGCLEALGHYKQAKDVALAAEALRIARGHLACLTSGGGTEEILDIIFRDFCVGK; encoded by the exons ATGTGGCGGGGGCTCTGGAGCCTGGTAGCCCGGGCGGCACGTGGGCCTTGCAG aCCGTGCACACGTCAGGGCAGCGGTGCCCCGGCTCCCGGATCCGGGGCCACCATTTTTGCTCTGAGCTCTGGCCAAGGCCGCTGTGGCATTGCTGTGATCCGGACCAGTGGCCCCGCCAGCGGGCACGCCCTCCGGAGTTTAACAGCGCCCCGGGACTTACCTCCTGCGCGCAGGGCCTGCCTGCGCTTGCTCACCGACCCCCGCTCTGAGGAGCCCCTGGACCGCGCCTTAGTGCTCTGGTTTCCAG GACCCCAAAGTTTCACGGGTGAGGACTGTGCGGAGTTCCACGTGCATGGAGGTCCAGCAGTG GCTCTGGCCCATGTGGAGGCCTATATCGACTTCGGAGAGGATGACAACCTGGAAGAGGGTGTCTTGGAGCGAG CTGACAGCCAAGTGCAGGAGCTGGAAGTGGCACTGAACGCACATCTTCGAGATGCCAGGCGAGGGCAGAGGCTCCGCTCAGGGGCTCATGTGGTGGTCACAGGACCCCCCAACGCGGGCAAGAGCAGCTTAGTGAATTTGCTCA gcCGGAAGCCTGTGTCCATCGTGTCCCCAGAACCAGGGACCACCCGTGATGTGCTAGAGACGCCCGTGGACCTGGCTGGGTTCCCAGTGCTCCTGAGCGACACGGCAGGATTGCGGGAGGGCGAGGGGCCTGTGGAGCAGGAGGGTGTGCGGCGTGCCCGTGAGAG gctGGAGCAGGCTGACCTCATTTTGGCTGTGCTGGACGCCTCTGACCTGGCCTCTCCGTCTAGCTGCAACTTCCTGGACACGGTTGTCACCTCCGCGATAGCTCAGAGCCATAATGGGAATAGCCAGCGCCTCTTGCTGGTGCTGAATAAGTCGGACCTGCTACTCGCTGGAGACCTAGACCTCAGTCCTGAACTGCCCCCCCACCTGCTGCTGTCCTGCCTGACTGGGGAGGGACTGGACGGCCTCCTGGAGGCACTGAGGAAAGAGCTGACTGCAGT GTGTGGGGACCCGTCTGCAGGTCCACCACTTCTGACAAGGGCAAGGCACCAGCATCACCTCCAAGGCTGCCTGGAAGCCCTCGGCCACTATAAGCAAGCTAAAGATGTTGCCCTGGCGGCCGAGGCACTGCGGATCGCCCGGGGGCACCTGGCCTGCCTCACCAGTGGAGGGGGCACTGAAGAGATCCTAGACATCATCTTCCGGGACTTCTGCGTGGGCAAGTGA
- the GTPBP3 gene encoding tRNA modification GTPase GTPBP3, mitochondrial isoform X1, giving the protein MWRGLWSLVARAARGPCRPCTRQGSGAPAPGSGATIFALSSGQGRCGIAVIRTSGPASGHALRSLTAPRDLPPARRACLRLLTDPRSEEPLDRALVLWFPGPQSFTGEDCAEFHVHGGPAVVSGVLQALGRVPGLRPAEAGEFTRRAFAHGKLSLTEVEGLADLIHAETEAQRRQALRQLDGELGHLCRGWAETLTKALAHVEAYIDFGEDDNLEEGVLERADSQVQELEVALNAHLRDARRGQRLRSGAHVVVTGPPNAGKSSLVNLLSRKPVSIVSPEPGTTRDVLETPVDLAGFPVLLSDTAGLREGEGPVEQEGVRRARERLEQADLILAVLDASDLASPSSCNFLDTVVTSAIAQSHNGNSQRLLLVLNKSDLLLAGDLDLSPELPPHLLLSCLTGEGLDGLLEALRKELTAVCGDPSAGPPLLTRARHQHHLQGCLEALGHYKQAKDVALAAEALRIARGHLACLTSGGGTEEILDIIFRDFCVGK; this is encoded by the exons ATGTGGCGGGGGCTCTGGAGCCTGGTAGCCCGGGCGGCACGTGGGCCTTGCAG aCCGTGCACACGTCAGGGCAGCGGTGCCCCGGCTCCCGGATCCGGGGCCACCATTTTTGCTCTGAGCTCTGGCCAAGGCCGCTGTGGCATTGCTGTGATCCGGACCAGTGGCCCCGCCAGCGGGCACGCCCTCCGGAGTTTAACAGCGCCCCGGGACTTACCTCCTGCGCGCAGGGCCTGCCTGCGCTTGCTCACCGACCCCCGCTCTGAGGAGCCCCTGGACCGCGCCTTAGTGCTCTGGTTTCCAG GACCCCAAAGTTTCACGGGTGAGGACTGTGCGGAGTTCCACGTGCATGGAGGTCCAGCAGTGGTGAGTGGCGTCCTGCAGGCCCTGG GCAGGGTGCCAGGGCTGCGGCCTGCGGAGGCGGGTGAGTTCACCAGGCGGGCCTTTGCCCACGGGAAGCTGAGCCTGACTGAGGTGGAGGGGCTGGCAGATCTGATCCATGCGGAAACCGAGGCACAGCGGAGGCAGGCCCTGCGGCAGCTGGATGGAGAGCTAGGTCACCTCTGCCGTGGCTGGGCGGAGACCCTCACTAAG GCTCTGGCCCATGTGGAGGCCTATATCGACTTCGGAGAGGATGACAACCTGGAAGAGGGTGTCTTGGAGCGAG CTGACAGCCAAGTGCAGGAGCTGGAAGTGGCACTGAACGCACATCTTCGAGATGCCAGGCGAGGGCAGAGGCTCCGCTCAGGGGCTCATGTGGTGGTCACAGGACCCCCCAACGCGGGCAAGAGCAGCTTAGTGAATTTGCTCA gcCGGAAGCCTGTGTCCATCGTGTCCCCAGAACCAGGGACCACCCGTGATGTGCTAGAGACGCCCGTGGACCTGGCTGGGTTCCCAGTGCTCCTGAGCGACACGGCAGGATTGCGGGAGGGCGAGGGGCCTGTGGAGCAGGAGGGTGTGCGGCGTGCCCGTGAGAG gctGGAGCAGGCTGACCTCATTTTGGCTGTGCTGGACGCCTCTGACCTGGCCTCTCCGTCTAGCTGCAACTTCCTGGACACGGTTGTCACCTCCGCGATAGCTCAGAGCCATAATGGGAATAGCCAGCGCCTCTTGCTGGTGCTGAATAAGTCGGACCTGCTACTCGCTGGAGACCTAGACCTCAGTCCTGAACTGCCCCCCCACCTGCTGCTGTCCTGCCTGACTGGGGAGGGACTGGACGGCCTCCTGGAGGCACTGAGGAAAGAGCTGACTGCAGT GTGTGGGGACCCGTCTGCAGGTCCACCACTTCTGACAAGGGCAAGGCACCAGCATCACCTCCAAGGCTGCCTGGAAGCCCTCGGCCACTATAAGCAAGCTAAAGATGTTGCCCTGGCGGCCGAGGCACTGCGGATCGCCCGGGGGCACCTGGCCTGCCTCACCAGTGGAGGGGGCACTGAAGAGATCCTAGACATCATCTTCCGGGACTTCTGCGTGGGCAAGTGA
- the GTPBP3 gene encoding tRNA modification GTPase GTPBP3, mitochondrial isoform X2 — MWRGLWSLVARAARGPCRPCTRQGSGAPAPGSGATIFALSSGQGRCGIAVIRTSGPASGHALRSLTAPRDLPPARRACLRLLTDPRSEEPLDRALVLWFPGPQSFTGEDCAEFHVHGGPAVVSGVLQALGRVPGLRPAEAGEFTRRAFAHGKLSLTEVEGLADLIHAETEAQRRQALRQLDGELGHLCRGWAETLTKALAHVEAYIDFGEDDNLEEGVLERADSQVQELEVALNAHLRDARRGQRLRSGAHVVVTGPPNAGRKPVSIVSPEPGTTRDVLETPVDLAGFPVLLSDTAGLREGEGPVEQEGVRRARERLEQADLILAVLDASDLASPSSCNFLDTVVTSAIAQSHNGNSQRLLLVLNKSDLLLAGDLDLSPELPPHLLLSCLTGEGLDGLLEALRKELTAVCGDPSAGPPLLTRARHQHHLQGCLEALGHYKQAKDVALAAEALRIARGHLACLTSGGGTEEILDIIFRDFCVGK, encoded by the exons ATGTGGCGGGGGCTCTGGAGCCTGGTAGCCCGGGCGGCACGTGGGCCTTGCAG aCCGTGCACACGTCAGGGCAGCGGTGCCCCGGCTCCCGGATCCGGGGCCACCATTTTTGCTCTGAGCTCTGGCCAAGGCCGCTGTGGCATTGCTGTGATCCGGACCAGTGGCCCCGCCAGCGGGCACGCCCTCCGGAGTTTAACAGCGCCCCGGGACTTACCTCCTGCGCGCAGGGCCTGCCTGCGCTTGCTCACCGACCCCCGCTCTGAGGAGCCCCTGGACCGCGCCTTAGTGCTCTGGTTTCCAG GACCCCAAAGTTTCACGGGTGAGGACTGTGCGGAGTTCCACGTGCATGGAGGTCCAGCAGTGGTGAGTGGCGTCCTGCAGGCCCTGG GCAGGGTGCCAGGGCTGCGGCCTGCGGAGGCGGGTGAGTTCACCAGGCGGGCCTTTGCCCACGGGAAGCTGAGCCTGACTGAGGTGGAGGGGCTGGCAGATCTGATCCATGCGGAAACCGAGGCACAGCGGAGGCAGGCCCTGCGGCAGCTGGATGGAGAGCTAGGTCACCTCTGCCGTGGCTGGGCGGAGACCCTCACTAAG GCTCTGGCCCATGTGGAGGCCTATATCGACTTCGGAGAGGATGACAACCTGGAAGAGGGTGTCTTGGAGCGAG CTGACAGCCAAGTGCAGGAGCTGGAAGTGGCACTGAACGCACATCTTCGAGATGCCAGGCGAGGGCAGAGGCTCCGCTCAGGGGCTCATGTGGTGGTCACAGGACCCCCCAACGCGG gcCGGAAGCCTGTGTCCATCGTGTCCCCAGAACCAGGGACCACCCGTGATGTGCTAGAGACGCCCGTGGACCTGGCTGGGTTCCCAGTGCTCCTGAGCGACACGGCAGGATTGCGGGAGGGCGAGGGGCCTGTGGAGCAGGAGGGTGTGCGGCGTGCCCGTGAGAG gctGGAGCAGGCTGACCTCATTTTGGCTGTGCTGGACGCCTCTGACCTGGCCTCTCCGTCTAGCTGCAACTTCCTGGACACGGTTGTCACCTCCGCGATAGCTCAGAGCCATAATGGGAATAGCCAGCGCCTCTTGCTGGTGCTGAATAAGTCGGACCTGCTACTCGCTGGAGACCTAGACCTCAGTCCTGAACTGCCCCCCCACCTGCTGCTGTCCTGCCTGACTGGGGAGGGACTGGACGGCCTCCTGGAGGCACTGAGGAAAGAGCTGACTGCAGT GTGTGGGGACCCGTCTGCAGGTCCACCACTTCTGACAAGGGCAAGGCACCAGCATCACCTCCAAGGCTGCCTGGAAGCCCTCGGCCACTATAAGCAAGCTAAAGATGTTGCCCTGGCGGCCGAGGCACTGCGGATCGCCCGGGGGCACCTGGCCTGCCTCACCAGTGGAGGGGGCACTGAAGAGATCCTAGACATCATCTTCCGGGACTTCTGCGTGGGCAAGTGA